The proteins below come from a single Onychomys torridus chromosome 18, mOncTor1.1, whole genome shotgun sequence genomic window:
- the Ube2d1 gene encoding ubiquitin-conjugating enzyme E2 D1 has product MALKRIQKELSDLQRDPPAHCSAGPVGDDLFHWQATIMGPPDSAYQGGVFFLTVHFPTDYPFKPPKIAFTTKIYHPNINSNGSICLDILRSQWSPALTVSKVLLSICSLLCDPNPDDPLVPDIAQIYKSDKEKYNRHAREWTQKYAM; this is encoded by the exons GAATTAAGTGATTTACAGCGTGATCCACCTGCTCACTGCTCAGCGGGACCTGTGGGAGATGACT TGTTCCACTGGCAAGCAACCATCATGGGGCCC CCTGACAGTGCATACCAAGGTGGAGTCTTCTTCCTCACTGTCCACTTTCCGACAGACTATCCCTTTAAACCACCAAAG attgctttcaCAACAAAAATCTACCACCCAAATATAAACAGTAATGGGAGTATTTGTCTTGACATCCTGCGGTCCCAGTGGTCGCCAGCTTTGACTGTATCGAAAG TGTTGTTGTCCATATGCTCACTGCTCTGTGATCCTAATCCAGATGATCCCTTAGTACCTGATATTGCACAGATCTATAAATCAGACAAAGAAAA ATACAACAGGCATGCAAGAGAATGGACTCAGAAATATGCAATGTAA